The Gossypium hirsutum isolate 1008001.06 chromosome D03, Gossypium_hirsutum_v2.1, whole genome shotgun sequence genomic interval ATTATAGTTATGTTCGTTCCATTTGTTAATAatgtaaaaattcaaaattattttaatctatCAGAACCTACTCAGCTTGATCCAAGCCTAAATCTAAAAAAGTTTAATCCCGAAAAAATCTAAATCCGAAGAAAGCCCAATCCGAGCCCACCCAAGCCATCCCATTTGCCCCTACTTGAAATCTATTTAAGATTGGAGGGACCCCATGGCTTAACTTTTGTAGTCCAACCAACATAAACGTTATCATGCTGGCTAACCATGAGCATTGGTAACCATAGCCAATGGTTACTACAGTGGCACATACTCCGGAAACACACTTGAAAATCTACAAAGACCTAGAAACTGTATAAATGAGCAATCATTCAGCTACTTTTTTAGATTCCTTGGTACTCGATTCTCGGAGACAGACGATCACATGTGAAATCGAACAGCTGCTGTTTGGCTAGGAGGTCTAGAAAATTTACCAATTATATAGCATAAGATCCTTATCAAAGGGTAAAATGTACAAGGGACCATTATCCTACATTGATAAGTGGCTAGTTGCGTGATCCATCCATGTGATAAATTCTCAATTTATGGACATGAATATGTGACAATCATGTCCCCCACAGTACCAAAATCTCGAGAGCCCACCACATGTCAGGCATTGAGAGAAGGGTGAGTGGCAGGGGGACCATACTCAAACATTGGTCCTTTTTTATGATGCATTGAATAATCCAATCAAATTATTAATGTCAATTTTCAATCCAAAGTGACTCTTGGCCTTGTATCAAACCATATGATAAGAGCAATAAAAGATAACACGGTTaccaaaattcatattatcatatcTATTTCCACAAAAGGGGTGCTTGGTTCAAGAGTGAGCTACAAACATGAGCGCCATCggaaaataaatgagaaaaaaagAAGCATAATATACCAAAGCATAAACCATCATACAACCGTTACAATCTGTGACTACAGTAACCACAGCTTTTATGAATACGACAGAGAAAGGGAAAATGGTCCTAAAGTTCTAAGAACCAAAGCTTTGTTCCACTTTTCTCTCCTCAACTTCTTCACTTGTATTCCAAAATCATGTTGTTTTCAGGAGCCAAGCCAATGCTGGCCCTTAGTATGTTCTCCAGCATTGCACGCTGCTTGGACAGTGCGTTCACCACCGGTGTGCCTGGTGGAACCTGTTTTTTGCCAAAACAATGTCAGCTCTCAGTAAATTTCTTCACAGATTTCTGGTTCAAGTGATTGTCATGATTCTATTCACATTCTTGAACTGAAATTTGACATAAAGTTCACAAACTTTAATTCAATATTATGTCCCCTCTCACCAGTTGCTTCATGTGAAATAGACAGAAGCAGCTTTACATAAAATCATTGATGGTCACATGAAATATATCACAAAGAGGCACCATAAAGTGAATTTGCGATTCCTTGTTTCCCACTTAAACTATAAACAGTTGAGTTACCATTTAATTCAAGACAATAATATCAATGTTTTATTGGTGAAGGTGTCACCCCTCTCCACCcccattttattattaattatttgcgATTCCTGGTTTCCCACTTAAACTATAAACAGTTGAGTTACCAGTTAATTCAAGACAATAATATCAATGTTTTATTGGTGAAGGTGTCACCCTTCCCACCcctgttttattattaattattattatatttttagtagGCCAGAGTTACAGGAAAAGACGAAGGGATGCTTTGGACTCACAAGAGGGGCTTTGGTGAGGTAACTGAGGATTGTAGCCACAGGATGGAAAGAGTGGAACTTGCCCTGCAAAACCAAAATTCAGCATCAATGTTTTtgcaaaaatatgttttaaggGTCAACCCAGAAGAGTCCACAAAGTTCTAAGGGTCATACCTCTCCATCAGCCTTGAACTGGATCCTGGTGCTAAGCTCAGCAAGGAGAACCAAATCTAGGATAATGGGAGCAGCCAACAGGGAATCCTCACATGTGTTGTGCAACACAATGGTGTTCTTGCCTCCCATGAATATCTCTGATGTATACTCATCCATGGCTCTCTTGCTGTCTCCCACATATGGCACATACTATAATACAAGGAAGACAAAGTACACATTTTAAGACCAATCAAGCAAAAAAGCTTTAAGGTCACCACTGACAAGTGCCCAAACAGACACAGATgcgtaaaaaaatatttaccttGATGACCACAACATGATCAGGATGTTCACCAGGCTCATACAGGATTCCATTGCTTGAAACCATGTCATCAACAACATTGCTCTTTGAGATCTCCTTGGAACGGAAGGTTTGGGGTGCCGATAGATTCATGCCATCATTATTTCCCAGATGGTTGTAACTCACTATCGATGTTGGCTGTCAATTTATCATCACCGTTAGTACAAGTACCTATCAATGTCatattatttacattttattgACACATAAGCTACCAAACACTTAAACTTTTTACTTCAATTATATTGGTACTAATTGCTTATTTTAACAATTATGGTGATAGTGCCATAAAGTTAAAAGATTTATACCTTGATCCCAGCCCCAACAAGGAAATCCACGAGGACAGATTTCATCTTGGTCTGGCCACTCTTGAAGTCATCTCCTCCAATCAGACAGTTCCTTTGAATAGCCAAATCAATCAACCCTGAATACAATAAGAGTCACTTGTAGAGGTTATTATATTTACTCGTCattacaatttataaaattagaaagaCAGCTGAGCTAAATTAAGAACCTGGAACAAAGGTGTTTTGTGGGCTGCCATTGATGAAAGGAACATTTTCAAGAACACAAGCAATAGCATACAAAGTGGAAGGAGAAATCTCTGATTCATTCTTCTCCAAAGAAGCCATAAGGCTTTCCACGGTGTCATTTAGCCCCACGATGACATTGCTGTACCTCTCAGTGTTTGCAGTCCAGAGTACAACAACCTTGTCCACCTTGTTTTTCTCTTTGAACTCCCTGATTTACACAATCAAATGTTAAAAAATTCAGCTACTTTTCCTGTTCTACAAGCTTAACAAATACAGTTTTGAGGGTTGGAGTTGATTATATACTTGATGTCTTTGATGACCTGCTGAACTTGTTCTTTCTTGGTCCCCTTGATAACATTGTTGGCACGTTCACCTTGGTTAGCAGCAATGAAATCAGGATCGTAGATTCCAGGGAGTGGGACCATGGATTCCATGTAGGGTCTCAGTTGCTTTTGCAGATCAATGTCGAAAACCTTGGCCCTAGCCATTGCATCAGCTAGGTTCATGTCACTAATGTCCCATCCTCCAAACACAATATCATTTGGGTTCACCTGTATTCATTCATTATCAAGCATTAAGCATTAAGTAGCAAACTagtaaattaaaaactaaatctGGGTTTATAATTCGCATACCATAGGAAGAAGACTCTTAAATGGAGCATAAATCTCTTCTCCATTGTAAGACCCAATTCGGATCGTTGATGCTTGAGTCAATGAACCAAAGTAATTAGCCTGTTGTACCTTGTCCTTAGTAGCCCAAGAGATACCCCTGAGAAAACCCATCATTACCCATAACTCaaaaatcaaccaaaaaaaaaagaaaaaaaaaagaaaggaaaacaaatcaaaattaatCAGATCTTTTATCTAGAAAGTACAAAACTCACTCTTTGTTAGCTATAACACCACCGGTGAGGGTTGAACCATTGTTTCCTCCCCATCCCACAAGCATCACcctaaaacatataaataaataaaatcaaaataatcaaaatcgAAATGGCAAAAAAACAAATGATGGGCAGATTTGGATTCTAACCCCAATTTAGGGACATGGATATCAGTCTTGAATTCATATTTGACAGTTTTGGGTTTAACAACCCATTGATAGGTTCCATTTTTGTTCTCATGAACAAGCTCTGTAGTTTCATAGTTGTAAACAGACTGAATTTCATTCTCTGTGTACTTCACATTGGGGCTCTCCACCTTAAAATTCTCAATAAACATTTTTGCtgaacttttttataaaaaaaaacccacaaAAGGCAAATCAAAAACACAAACTTAGAATGGAAATGAaactgtttttatttcttttttgccCCAGAATTTTGTGCTTCAAAGCTTGGGACTAGGAGGTTTTATAGAGGAAACATATAATGAGAGGATACACGCGGCATCATCACAATGGTTTGATGCCTTAAGTTAAAATTTCGTCATTGAATCCCCTTTGGTTTTTTGATTGAAGAGAAGGTAGGCCATGCCTTTGTTGTTTTGTGGTTTTTTTGCCCGTTCGTACGTGTGAAGAGGGGTGTAATACACTTTACACGTGGCTTAACCTTGTgaaggaaattttatttttattgtgttgCCATTGGGAAGGTACTCGAAGGGGTATATTGATTGAATGACTGGATCGTCTAGTAGGACCCATATCCACGCGCTGATGTCCACGTGGGTAAAACACCGGTATTTTAATGGTATATGCCGAAGGCTTGGCCGACGGTGAAGAATAGATGTTTCTTACGCGCTTTAGTTGAGGTGTATTGTGCATCTCAACTATCAACTGAGTCCGTCCTTGCTTGTTTTCACGTGAGGCCAGAGTGGGAagtaacaaaaaaacaaaattacgGCTTTCTTAcatcaataatataaaaaaaattaataattcaaatgatatacccataaaattatttatcaaaatgataCGTTTACTATAGTATTTTATTGGTGTTACCTGATAAATCAGTGACACAAAATTAAAATGTGTTGACTTAAAATATACAAGGACTTGATATGTAAATTTTTCACTTTGATTGGCTGCtgaaaaaaagttttaaatcCGTTAATAGTGCGGCGGTATCAAACTTTAAATAAGGTAAATTGCTTCATAAAtctctttatttattattatttttattttcctttaatactAAAAATAGAAAGGCCTCTTACCAAATActccaaaaaaaatttctatcaaaatgtatttttctaaaaaaaatcgacttcaattgaaaataaattttatttatttttcgaaataatttttttgttcaaattcttttatttctatcgggataatttttcaaaaaatcattttaaaaaatttatttgaacaaaaaatttattttttaaaaaatatataaaatttatttctagTCGGAATTGACTTCTTTACAAAAATACTTTTTGGTAGGAAGAAAACTTTATAGACTAATTAATAAGAGGCCTCTCTATTTTGTGTTaaagggaaataaaaagaaataataaacaaGAAGAGTTTTTGAAGCAATTTACTTTATATAAAGTTTGGTGTTGGCACACTTTTAGCTTATATATCAAGTTCTGAATATTTTAGGTCTCACGTTTTAATCTGATGTCACCAATTTGTTAAGTAGCACCGACAAAACATTGAAGCAAACATATCATTTTCATAAATGATGTGAATGGCATTCTATTTaagctattattattattattattaggataaagaaaaccaaaatttaGAGTTGGTTAAAAAGATGAGATCCCGtcgtaaataaattaaaattgcaGGCAGTTATTTGGATTTGACTGAGATCAAGATTTGAGTTTATTTTTGTATTGTAGTTAACAATTTTTTAATGCCACTGGAACTTTTATAATGTACcttttttcatattaaaatatatttgattgtTCACAATAATTATGAAAGGTGGGGTGGTTTTAGTTAGATATTGAAGCTAACTTTTCAAAATATGTTAAAAGTAATAATCTCTTAaaacttattatttaattaacatggtttttaaaaagtttaacttttatgtaaaaaaatttattaaattaatttcttaacaaattattgataaatttaaatgtGTTAGAcattattagaaataaaaatcCTCTAAAGCGCTTAAAATAAATATAGTatgtaatgaattttttttaaacatcttttttctattatcaaattcaattcattaaaaaagcgttttgataaaattaaaatttttagttatacttttgataaatttcattagtaataaaaaatttaatggcAATTTTgaagtataataaataataaagagcatttatttttcAGTATATATATTAGTTTCTAATGTCATATGTATTGTATGtaattttatgtgtttaatttttataatttttatttttaattaaaatatattaatttatttaaaatctaaatagtataataataaattgaaaccataattaaaatatttttaacatattcaataGATAGTGTAGTTTTACTTcatgtaatttttaaattataaaaattgatatattgtaaattaaattcttaaatttttattttttattttttcttagcCGTTAATATATTGCCCAAAACATTTTAcagataatatataattaatatattatattatattaaaaaacgtattatttataaaattttatatataaaatattattgtataaataattaaaatttactatttaaaaagtaatataattttttcacTTTTCACTGTTTGGTTAATGGAAGcaaaataaattcaatataaatttgaagttttatttattattatataaattcctTTAAAAAGGTcatttaagaaaatttaaattctcatttataattataataaattttcttatcaagtaattttttaaccaattattatttttttgataaaatttcagATTGGGCTTTATTAAAATAATCTGCAATACTACACATATAGtcctaaaaataaatataaagagcCTAATAATCAGACTTGGCCCAAC includes:
- the LOC107950394 gene encoding inositol-3-phosphate synthase is translated as MFIENFKVESPNVKYTENEIQSVYNYETTELVHENKNGTYQWVVKPKTVKYEFKTDIHVPKLGVMLVGWGGNNGSTLTGGVIANKEGISWATKDKVQQANYFGSLTQASTIRIGSYNGEEIYAPFKSLLPMVNPNDIVFGGWDISDMNLADAMARAKVFDIDLQKQLRPYMESMVPLPGIYDPDFIAANQGERANNVIKGTKKEQVQQVIKDIKEFKEKNKVDKVVVLWTANTERYSNVIVGLNDTVESLMASLEKNESEISPSTLYAIACVLENVPFINGSPQNTFVPGLIDLAIQRNCLIGGDDFKSGQTKMKSVLVDFLVGAGIKPTSIVSYNHLGNNDGMNLSAPQTFRSKEISKSNVVDDMVSSNGILYEPGEHPDHVVVIKYVPYVGDSKRAMDEYTSEIFMGGKNTIVLHNTCEDSLLAAPIILDLVLLAELSTRIQFKADGEGKFHSFHPVATILSYLTKAPLVPPGTPVVNALSKQRAMLENILRASIGLAPENNMILEYK